From Variovorax sp. PMC12, the proteins below share one genomic window:
- a CDS encoding SMP-30/gluconolactonase/LRE family protein, giving the protein MATLPFGFLEGTGFEHLDPRFKPRIPGPERLQRLWTGARWCEGPAWFAAHRTLVWSDIPNNRMLRYDEVNGTVGVFREPANNTNGHTVDREGRLVSCEHLTRHVTRTEHDGSITVLASHWQGKRLNSPNDVVVHSDGGVWFTDPSYGILSDYEGLKADSEIGACHVYRIDPASGEVQRMADDFVKPNGLAFSPDESLLYIADTGASHAADGPRHIRRFRVGADGRSLSGGEVFAECTNGLFDGFRLDTEGRIWTSAADGVHAYDPDGTLLGKILVPERVANVCFGGPKRNRLFVCATTSLYAITLNAKGI; this is encoded by the coding sequence ATGGCCACCCTTCCCTTCGGCTTTCTCGAGGGCACCGGCTTCGAGCACCTGGACCCGCGCTTCAAGCCGCGCATTCCCGGCCCCGAGCGCCTGCAGCGCCTGTGGACCGGCGCGCGCTGGTGCGAAGGCCCCGCGTGGTTCGCCGCGCACCGCACGCTGGTGTGGTCGGACATTCCGAACAACCGCATGCTGCGCTACGACGAGGTCAACGGCACGGTCGGCGTGTTCCGCGAGCCGGCCAACAACACCAACGGCCACACGGTCGACCGCGAAGGCCGGCTCGTGAGCTGCGAGCACCTCACGCGGCACGTGACGCGCACCGAGCACGACGGCTCCATCACCGTGCTGGCGTCTCACTGGCAGGGCAAGCGCCTCAATTCACCCAACGACGTGGTGGTGCATTCGGACGGGGGCGTGTGGTTCACCGACCCGAGCTACGGCATCCTCTCCGACTACGAAGGGCTGAAGGCCGACAGCGAGATCGGCGCCTGCCACGTCTACCGCATCGACCCCGCCAGCGGCGAAGTGCAGCGCATGGCCGACGACTTCGTGAAGCCCAACGGGCTGGCGTTCTCGCCAGACGAATCGCTGCTGTACATCGCCGATACCGGCGCGAGCCATGCGGCGGACGGGCCGCGCCACATCCGCCGCTTCAGGGTGGGCGCCGACGGCCGCAGCCTGAGCGGCGGCGAGGTGTTCGCCGAATGCACCAACGGCCTGTTCGACGGTTTCCGGCTCGACACCGAAGGCCGCATCTGGACCAGCGCCGCCGACGGCGTGCACGCCTACGACCCCGACGGCACGCTGCTGGGCAAGATCCTCGTGCCCGAGCGCGTGGCCAACGTGTGCTTCGGCGGCCCCAAGCGCAACCGGCTGTTCGTCTGCGCCACCACCTCCCTCTATGCCATCACGCTGAACGCGAAAGGAATCTGA
- a CDS encoding malate/lactate/ureidoglycolate dehydrogenase, with the protein MSRTLPADHLQATVASILQAAGSAPAEAQQVAANLVLANLSGHDSHGVGMLPRYIDAVAEGGLKPNTAVKINLDIGTLMGLDGQHGYGQVVGVQAMELGIARAKQHGSCIFTLSHAHHLGRIGHFAEMATAQGLVSMHFVNVLSRPVVAPWGGGDGRFGTNPCCIGVPLAGAEPFVLDYATSRVAQGKMRVAHNKGERVPDGYLIDENGAPTNDPGVVVVPQGNGLFGALMTFGEHKGYGMAVACELLGGALTGGGTWHRQADTARTVLNGMLTVLIDPEKLGTQKSFDEEAREFVEWLRRSPPGQGFDGVQLAGEPERKARAARRKDGIWVDDATWGEIVAAGAKVGVAVAA; encoded by the coding sequence ATGTCCAGAACATTGCCGGCCGACCACCTGCAGGCCACCGTCGCCAGCATCCTGCAGGCGGCGGGCAGCGCGCCCGCGGAGGCGCAGCAGGTGGCCGCGAACCTCGTGCTCGCCAACCTGAGCGGCCACGACTCGCACGGCGTGGGCATGCTGCCGCGCTACATCGACGCAGTGGCCGAGGGCGGCCTGAAGCCGAACACGGCCGTGAAGATCAATCTCGACATCGGCACGCTGATGGGCCTGGACGGCCAGCACGGCTACGGGCAGGTCGTGGGCGTGCAGGCAATGGAGCTGGGCATTGCGCGGGCCAAGCAGCACGGCAGCTGCATCTTCACGCTCTCGCACGCGCACCACCTGGGGCGCATCGGGCACTTCGCGGAAATGGCGACGGCGCAGGGGCTGGTGTCGATGCATTTCGTCAACGTGCTGTCGCGCCCGGTGGTCGCGCCCTGGGGCGGCGGCGACGGGCGCTTCGGCACCAACCCGTGCTGCATCGGCGTGCCGCTGGCGGGCGCCGAGCCCTTCGTGCTCGACTACGCCACCAGCCGGGTGGCGCAGGGCAAGATGCGCGTGGCCCACAACAAGGGCGAGCGCGTGCCCGACGGCTACCTGATCGACGAGAACGGCGCGCCCACCAACGACCCCGGCGTGGTCGTGGTGCCGCAGGGCAACGGCCTGTTCGGCGCGCTCATGACCTTCGGCGAGCACAAGGGCTACGGCATGGCCGTGGCCTGCGAACTGCTGGGCGGCGCGCTCACGGGCGGCGGCACCTGGCACCGGCAGGCGGACACGGCGCGCACCGTGCTCAACGGCATGCTCACGGTGCTGATCGACCCCGAGAAGCTGGGCACGCAGAAGTCCTTCGACGAAGAAGCGCGCGAATTTGTCGAGTGGCTGCGCCGCAGCCCGCCGGGACAGGGCTTCGACGGGGTGCAACTGGCCGGCGAGCCGGAGCGCAAGGCACGCGCGGCGCGGCGCAAGGACGGGATCTGGGTGGACGACGCGACGTGGGGGGAAATCGTCGCGGCGGGAGCGAAGGTGGGCGTGGCCGTGGCGGCCTGA
- the slmA gene encoding nucleoid occlusion factor SlmA, with protein sequence MQNEETTSASGVETPAETLTPPARKRPKPGERRVQILQALASMLEQPGAERVTTAALAARLEVSEAALYRHFASKAQMFEGLIDFIEQSVFTLVNQILEREGATGAQQAGRILTLLVQFAERNPGMTRVMVGDALVFENERLQQRMNQFFDKIEATLRQVLRGAASADGSATPSVDAQVRAAALTAFVVGQLQRFARSGFRRAPSEHLEATIALIV encoded by the coding sequence ATGCAGAACGAAGAGACGACCAGTGCTTCCGGCGTAGAGACCCCTGCTGAAACGCTCACCCCGCCGGCGCGCAAGCGCCCGAAGCCGGGCGAGCGGCGCGTGCAGATCCTGCAGGCGCTTGCTTCCATGCTTGAGCAGCCGGGTGCCGAGCGGGTCACCACTGCCGCGCTGGCCGCGCGCCTCGAGGTGAGCGAGGCCGCGCTGTACCGCCACTTCGCGAGCAAGGCCCAGATGTTCGAGGGCCTGATCGATTTCATCGAGCAGAGCGTCTTCACGCTCGTCAACCAGATCCTCGAGCGCGAGGGCGCCACCGGCGCCCAGCAGGCCGGCCGCATTCTCACGCTGCTCGTGCAGTTCGCCGAGCGCAATCCCGGCATGACGCGCGTGATGGTGGGCGACGCGCTGGTGTTCGAAAACGAACGCCTGCAGCAGCGCATGAACCAGTTCTTCGACAAGATCGAGGCCACGCTGCGTCAGGTGCTGCGCGGCGCCGCCAGCGCCGACGGTTCGGCCACGCCGAGCGTCGATGCCCAGGTGCGCGCCGCCGCGCTCACCGCCTTCGTGGTCGGGCAGCTGCAGCGCTTTGCACGTTCGGGGTTCCGGCGCGCACCGTCGGAGCACCTGGAAGCGACGATCGCGCTGATCGTCTGA
- the argB gene encoding acetylglutamate kinase: MTDPVLNIPPRDKAEILAQALPYIRKFHGKTIVIKYGGNAMTDPALQADFAEDVVLLKLVGMNPVVVHGGGPQIEAALNKLGKKGSFIQGMRVTDAETMEVVEWVLAGEVQQDIVGLINQAGGKAVGLTGRDGGLIRAQKLKLADRADPNLQHDVGQVGDIVSIDPSVVKALQDDAFIPVVSPIGFGEDNESYNINADVVAGKLATVLKAEKLMLLTNTPGVLDKDGKLLTNLSAREIDDLFADGTISGGMLPKIEGALDAAKSGVNAVHIIDGRVPHAMLLEILTDQAYGTMIRAR, from the coding sequence ATGACCGACCCCGTCCTCAACATCCCCCCGCGCGACAAGGCCGAGATCCTGGCCCAGGCGCTGCCGTACATCCGCAAGTTCCACGGCAAGACCATCGTCATCAAGTACGGCGGCAACGCCATGACCGACCCGGCCCTGCAGGCCGACTTCGCGGAAGACGTGGTGCTGCTCAAGCTGGTCGGCATGAACCCGGTGGTGGTGCACGGCGGCGGCCCGCAGATCGAGGCGGCGCTCAACAAGCTCGGCAAGAAGGGCAGCTTCATCCAGGGCATGCGCGTGACCGACGCCGAGACCATGGAAGTCGTCGAGTGGGTGCTCGCGGGCGAGGTGCAGCAGGACATCGTGGGCCTCATCAATCAGGCCGGCGGCAAGGCCGTGGGCCTGACCGGGCGCGACGGCGGCCTGATCCGCGCGCAGAAGCTCAAGCTGGCCGACCGCGCCGACCCCAACCTGCAGCACGACGTGGGCCAAGTGGGCGACATCGTCTCCATCGACCCCAGCGTGGTCAAGGCGCTGCAGGACGACGCCTTCATTCCCGTGGTCAGCCCGATCGGCTTCGGCGAGGACAACGAGAGCTACAACATCAACGCCGACGTCGTCGCCGGCAAGCTGGCCACCGTGCTCAAGGCCGAGAAGCTCATGCTGCTGACCAACACGCCCGGCGTGCTCGACAAGGACGGCAAGCTGCTCACCAACCTGAGCGCGCGCGAAATCGACGACCTGTTCGCCGACGGCACCATCTCCGGCGGCATGCTGCCGAAGATCGAAGGCGCGCTCGACGCGGCCAAGAGCGGCGTGAACGCGGTGCACATCATCGACGGCCGGGTGCCGCACGCGATGCTGCTCGAGATCCTGACCGACCAAGCCTACGGGACGATGATCCGCGCCCGCTGA
- a CDS encoding glycosyltransferase family 4 protein yields the protein MIALIVISFFVAAFSVQVFMRRARRHARIYGADMPQRFHKGHVPRLGGAGILLGMGVAWLAAGITGTDPFNVSWPVTTSMLTLLCIAPAVLGGIVEDVTQRVKVRYRLGLTIGSALLVCWLLGLGVARTGFETVDGWLAMIPFATVLFAALAIGGLPHAFNIIDGYNGLAGTVAVLVCLAISHVALQVGDRQLAAMVVCLVGATFGFLVWNYPRGKIFAGDGGAYVWGMVIAVACVTLVQRHRVVSPWFPMLLLIYPVWETLFSIYRKLARGQSPGTADALHFHQLIFRRIVRVAFADDEARQLLARNNRTSPYLWMFAAMSVVPAVLFWNNTYVLMFFCLVFITTYVGSYLMIVRFKVPRWLRP from the coding sequence ATGATTGCTCTGATCGTCATCAGTTTCTTCGTCGCCGCCTTCTCGGTCCAGGTGTTCATGCGCCGCGCGCGCAGGCATGCCCGGATCTACGGCGCCGACATGCCCCAACGCTTCCACAAGGGCCATGTGCCGCGCCTGGGCGGTGCGGGCATCCTGCTGGGCATGGGCGTGGCCTGGCTGGCGGCCGGCATCACCGGCACCGACCCGTTCAACGTGTCCTGGCCGGTCACCACCTCGATGCTGACGCTGCTGTGCATTGCGCCGGCCGTGCTCGGCGGCATCGTGGAGGACGTCACCCAGCGCGTGAAGGTGCGCTACCGGCTCGGGTTGACCATTGGCTCGGCGCTGCTGGTGTGCTGGCTGCTGGGGCTGGGCGTGGCGCGCACCGGCTTCGAGACGGTCGATGGCTGGCTGGCGATGATTCCCTTTGCCACGGTGCTGTTCGCGGCGCTCGCCATCGGCGGGCTGCCGCACGCCTTCAACATCATCGACGGCTACAACGGGCTCGCGGGCACGGTGGCGGTGCTGGTCTGCCTGGCCATCTCGCACGTGGCGCTGCAGGTCGGCGACCGGCAGCTGGCGGCCATGGTGGTGTGCCTGGTCGGCGCCACCTTCGGTTTCCTGGTGTGGAACTACCCGCGCGGCAAGATCTTCGCCGGCGACGGCGGCGCGTACGTCTGGGGCATGGTCATCGCCGTGGCCTGCGTGACGCTGGTGCAGCGTCACCGCGTGGTGTCGCCGTGGTTTCCCATGCTGCTGCTGATCTACCCGGTGTGGGAGACGCTGTTCTCCATCTACCGCAAGCTGGCGCGCGGCCAGTCGCCCGGCACGGCCGACGCGCTGCACTTCCACCAGCTGATCTTCCGGCGCATCGTGCGCGTGGCCTTCGCGGACGACGAAGCCCGGCAGCTGCTGGCGCGCAACAACCGCACTTCGCCCTACCTGTGGATGTTTGCCGCCATGTCGGTGGTGCCGGCGGTGCTGTTCTGGAACAACACCTACGTGCTGATGTTCTTCTGCCTGGTGTTCATCACCACCTACGTGGGCTCGTACCTGATGATCGTGCGATTCAAGGTGCCGCGCTGGCTGCGGCCGTGA
- a CDS encoding glycosyltransferase family 2 protein: MPTPPSPFPASFAPITISIVSHGQLALVLPLLDQLDRHSRESTAKVVLTLNIPEPDLLAGRNWGFEVERIENASPKGFGANHNQAFEHCATPWFLVLNPDIRFDRDVLAPLLAQAAPDAGLLTPRILEPGKNTPEPHRALLTPFEIVGRKKPGYVRPKVPAWIPGLFMLFRSEAYRQVRGFDEKFFMYGEDFDICARTRLAGWKLQVGEDLTARHDAQRDSHRSKKYLYWHVTSLLKVWLSGAFWRYRRLAAKAPAR; encoded by the coding sequence ATGCCGACACCCCCCTCCCCCTTCCCCGCTTCGTTTGCCCCGATCACCATTTCAATCGTGAGCCACGGCCAGCTCGCGCTGGTGCTGCCGCTGCTCGACCAGCTGGACCGCCACAGCCGCGAATCGACCGCCAAGGTGGTGCTCACGCTGAACATTCCCGAGCCGGACTTGCTCGCGGGCCGGAACTGGGGCTTCGAGGTGGAAAGGATCGAGAACGCGAGCCCCAAGGGCTTCGGCGCCAATCACAACCAGGCGTTCGAGCACTGCGCCACGCCCTGGTTCCTGGTGCTGAACCCGGACATCCGCTTCGACCGCGACGTGCTGGCGCCGCTGCTCGCCCAGGCCGCCCCCGATGCCGGCCTGCTGACGCCGCGCATCCTGGAGCCGGGCAAGAACACGCCCGAGCCGCACCGGGCGCTGCTCACGCCCTTCGAGATCGTCGGGCGCAAGAAGCCCGGCTACGTGCGCCCGAAGGTCCCGGCGTGGATTCCCGGCCTGTTCATGCTTTTTCGCAGCGAGGCCTACCGGCAGGTGCGCGGCTTCGACGAGAAGTTCTTCATGTATGGGGAAGACTTCGACATCTGCGCGCGCACCCGGCTGGCAGGCTGGAAGCTGCAGGTAGGCGAAGACCTGACGGCCCGGCACGACGCCCAGCGCGACAGCCACCGGAGCAAGAAATACCTGTACTGGCACGTGACCAGCCTGCTGAAGGTGTGGCTGTCGGGGGCGTTCTGGCGCTACCGGCGGCTCGCGGCCAAGGCGCCGGCGCGCTGA
- a CDS encoding glycosyltransferase family 2 protein yields the protein MTPDISVALCTRNGARYLPAQIRSICTQEPLPREIIVSDDGSSDDTLAVVRDTIALCGVADRIALRVFSNTPPLGVTRNFEQAVRACSHALIVLCDQDDVWHPGRLARMAAQFEARPDLLLLHTDARLVDADLQPLGSTLFHALEVQPAELEAISRGDAFSVLLRRNLVTGATTMFRRTLLDAALPFAPEWVHDEWLAAIAAATGRMDVLPEPTIDYRQHASNQIGARRLTLSEKIAKAFAERGDKHVARLHRADALLQRLLQLGDRVPAAWLEAQRAKVAHQRFRAGLPKARPLRLVPILAEAARGRYARFGRGGHAIAQDLLERG from the coding sequence ATGACGCCAGACATTTCCGTCGCCCTCTGCACCCGCAACGGCGCGCGCTACCTGCCCGCGCAGATCCGCAGCATCTGCACGCAGGAGCCCTTGCCGCGCGAAATCATCGTGTCCGACGACGGGTCGTCCGACGACACGCTGGCCGTCGTTCGCGACACGATCGCACTGTGCGGCGTGGCGGACCGGATCGCGCTGCGGGTGTTCAGCAACACGCCGCCGCTGGGCGTGACGCGCAATTTCGAGCAGGCCGTGCGCGCCTGCAGCCATGCGCTCATCGTGCTGTGCGACCAGGACGATGTCTGGCACCCCGGCCGCCTCGCCCGCATGGCGGCGCAATTCGAGGCTCGTCCCGACCTGCTGCTGCTGCATACCGACGCGCGCCTCGTCGATGCCGATCTGCAGCCGCTGGGCTCCACGCTCTTCCATGCGCTCGAAGTGCAGCCCGCCGAGCTGGAGGCCATTTCGCGCGGAGACGCCTTCAGCGTGCTGCTGCGGCGCAACCTGGTGACGGGCGCGACCACCATGTTCCGCAGGACTTTGCTCGACGCGGCGCTCCCGTTCGCGCCCGAGTGGGTGCATGACGAGTGGCTGGCCGCCATCGCCGCGGCCACGGGCCGCATGGACGTGCTGCCCGAGCCGACCATCGACTACCGCCAGCACGCCAGCAACCAGATCGGCGCGCGGCGGCTCACGCTGTCCGAGAAGATCGCCAAGGCCTTTGCCGAGCGCGGCGACAAGCATGTGGCGCGGCTGCATCGCGCCGATGCGCTGCTGCAGCGCCTGCTTCAGCTCGGCGACCGGGTGCCGGCCGCCTGGCTGGAGGCGCAGCGCGCCAAGGTGGCGCACCAGCGCTTCAGGGCCGGGTTGCCGAAGGCGCGCCCGCTGCGGCTGGTTCCGATCCTGGCCGAGGCCGCCCGCGGGCGCTACGCCCGCTTCGGCCGGGGCGGCCATGCCATCGCGCAGGACCTGCTCGAGCGCGGCTGA
- a CDS encoding glycosyltransferase family 2 protein has translation MKSVSRLFDFFLTVLWRTPGVGGRLQRAWRMFRKAGWRGIQWELGRRVTGFNDYARWVREHDTLTPAARTRLAERVASLPERPLISVLMPSYNPNPAWLREAIESVREQIYPNWELCIADDASPSQEVRAILKSYADSDPRIKVAFRPKNGHISAASNSALELVTGSWIALMDHDDLLPADALFWVADCIASHPDVRLIYSDEDKIDEALIRSGPYFKCDWNPDLFRSQNMFSHLGVLSTDLVRAVGGFRLGLEGSQDWDLVIRCMERIEPGQVRHIPRVLYHWRVHAESTAKSMDAKPYAVVAGERALNEHFERTQTRASAEHIGFGYRVRYALPDTPPLVSLVIPTRNAAASLRRCVESIIAKTTYPHYEIIVVDNASDDSASQVCLESVAKMRNVQVMRHTQKLGTAELRNEAVSAAAGEVIALVDDSIEVISPEWLSEMVSLALQPGVGAVGARLMDRRRILTHAGIILGLGVDGVAGRSHRGMPAGREGYGGRAALIQSLSAVASECLVVRKDRYLEVGGFDGNHLKEAFADVDFCLRLGEAGLRTLWTPYAELLDHKPAARERKGGEPASSPYMEDVAYMKRRWGSLLQNDPAYSPNLMLAREDFSYAWPPRVPPA, from the coding sequence ATGAAATCTGTATCCCGGCTCTTCGACTTCTTTCTGACCGTGCTCTGGAGAACCCCTGGTGTCGGGGGACGGCTCCAGCGTGCATGGCGGATGTTCCGCAAGGCGGGCTGGCGAGGCATTCAGTGGGAACTCGGGCGGCGCGTCACGGGGTTCAACGACTATGCGCGTTGGGTTCGCGAGCACGACACGCTCACGCCTGCGGCCAGGACCCGGCTGGCCGAGCGCGTGGCCTCCCTGCCCGAGCGCCCCCTGATCTCCGTGCTCATGCCTTCGTACAACCCCAATCCGGCCTGGCTGCGCGAAGCCATCGAGTCGGTGCGCGAGCAGATCTACCCGAACTGGGAGCTGTGCATCGCGGACGACGCCTCTCCGTCGCAGGAGGTCCGGGCGATCCTGAAGTCGTACGCCGACAGCGATCCGCGCATCAAGGTGGCGTTCCGGCCCAAGAATGGCCATATCTCCGCCGCGTCCAACAGCGCACTCGAATTGGTCACTGGTTCGTGGATCGCGTTGATGGACCATGACGACCTGCTGCCGGCAGACGCGCTGTTCTGGGTGGCCGACTGCATTGCCAGCCATCCCGATGTCCGGCTGATCTATTCCGACGAGGACAAGATCGACGAAGCGCTGATCCGCTCCGGCCCGTACTTCAAGTGCGACTGGAACCCCGACCTTTTCCGGTCGCAGAACATGTTCAGCCACCTGGGCGTGCTTTCGACGGATCTGGTTCGCGCCGTGGGTGGCTTCCGGCTGGGCCTGGAAGGTTCGCAGGACTGGGATCTCGTGATCCGATGCATGGAGCGCATCGAACCTGGGCAGGTCCGCCATATCCCAAGGGTGCTTTATCACTGGCGCGTTCACGCCGAGAGCACCGCGAAGTCGATGGACGCGAAGCCCTACGCCGTGGTGGCCGGCGAGCGGGCGCTCAACGAGCATTTCGAGCGGACCCAGACCCGCGCGAGCGCCGAGCACATCGGGTTCGGCTACCGGGTGCGCTACGCATTGCCTGACACGCCGCCGCTGGTCTCCTTGGTCATCCCGACGAGAAATGCCGCTGCATCGCTGCGCCGGTGTGTAGAGTCGATCATCGCGAAGACGACGTACCCGCACTACGAGATCATCGTGGTCGACAACGCTTCGGATGATTCGGCTTCGCAGGTCTGCCTCGAGTCTGTCGCCAAGATGCGGAATGTGCAGGTGATGAGGCATACGCAGAAGCTGGGAACTGCCGAACTGCGGAACGAAGCGGTCAGTGCCGCGGCTGGAGAGGTGATCGCGCTGGTCGACGACAGCATCGAGGTCATTTCGCCGGAATGGCTGTCTGAAATGGTGAGCCTGGCGCTGCAGCCCGGCGTCGGCGCGGTGGGCGCACGCCTGATGGACCGGCGCCGGATCCTGACGCACGCCGGCATCATCCTGGGCCTTGGGGTGGATGGCGTGGCTGGCCGCTCGCATCGTGGGATGCCCGCGGGGCGCGAAGGCTACGGCGGCCGCGCCGCGTTGATCCAATCGCTGTCGGCCGTCGCTTCGGAATGCCTGGTGGTTCGCAAAGACCGCTATCTCGAAGTGGGTGGTTTCGACGGAAACCATCTCAAGGAGGCGTTTGCGGATGTCGACTTCTGCCTTCGGCTGGGGGAGGCCGGTCTGCGCACCCTCTGGACGCCCTACGCCGAGTTGCTCGATCACAAGCCCGCCGCGCGCGAAAGAAAAGGAGGGGAGCCAGCCAGCAGCCCCTATATGGAAGACGTGGCCTACATGAAGCGCCGATGGGGTTCGCTCCTGCAGAACGACCCCGCCTACAGCCCCAACCTCATGCTCGCCCGCGAAGACTTCAGCTACGCCTGGCCCCCTCGCGTGCCTCCGGCCTGA
- a CDS encoding ABC transporter permease: MSQVHSNLHRSAWADWWEGTRRTDIWWTLAWFDIVLRYRRSMLGPLWLTLSMGVMIGGMGPLYASLFGTHLDKFFPHLALGVIFWGLFSTIVTDACNAFVGSSNYLKQGYFPISLFVWRGLSRNLIQFAHQIVLYIPVALWAGISLSWSALLVIPAFLILIVNAHALGLLLGLVCTRYRDVTQIVTSVMQMLMFLTPVFWLPENLPGRAKYVLWNPFAQMLDLLRTPLMGGVAHIHSWIGIGVWTVLCLSLASVLFVKYRRRVVYWL, translated from the coding sequence ATGAGTCAAGTTCACTCCAACCTTCACCGCAGCGCATGGGCCGACTGGTGGGAAGGGACACGCCGCACGGACATCTGGTGGACCCTCGCCTGGTTCGACATCGTCCTGCGCTACCGGCGCTCCATGCTCGGCCCTCTTTGGCTCACGCTGAGCATGGGCGTCATGATCGGCGGCATGGGCCCGCTGTATGCCTCGCTCTTCGGCACACACCTCGACAAGTTCTTTCCCCATCTGGCGCTCGGCGTGATCTTCTGGGGCCTGTTCTCCACGATAGTCACCGATGCCTGCAACGCCTTCGTCGGATCGTCCAACTATCTCAAGCAGGGCTACTTCCCGATCAGCCTGTTCGTATGGCGAGGCCTGTCGCGCAACCTGATCCAGTTCGCCCACCAGATCGTGCTGTACATCCCCGTGGCGCTCTGGGCCGGCATCTCCTTGTCATGGTCGGCGCTGCTGGTCATTCCCGCTTTCCTGATCCTCATCGTCAACGCGCATGCGCTCGGCCTTCTGCTTGGCCTCGTCTGCACCCGCTACCGCGACGTGACGCAGATCGTCACCAGCGTCATGCAGATGCTGATGTTCCTGACCCCAGTGTTCTGGCTGCCCGAGAACCTCCCGGGCCGCGCCAAGTACGTGCTGTGGAACCCTTTCGCACAAATGCTCGACCTGCTGCGCACCCCGCTCATGGGCGGCGTGGCCCACATTCACAGCTGGATCGGCATCGGCGTGTGGACCGTGCTGTGCCTGTCGCTTGCCAGCGTGCTGTTCGTCAAATACCGCCGTCGCGTCGTCTACTGGCTCTGA
- a CDS encoding ABC transporter ATP-binding protein — translation MASISLKNVSVSFPIYGAGSASLKKTLAASVTGGRFGKETGVTVVQALSGLNLELKSGDRLGLIGHNGAGKSTLLRTLAGVYEPSSGELTRQGSVASLIDPALGIEMDATGVENIMLRGLVMGMSKKEVDRLTPEICEFSGLGEYVNMPVRTYSTGMMMRLAFSISTSVEADILLMDEWLSVGDAAFTEKAEQRMRDVVSKSGILVLASHSPELIAKECNRVIHMEHGRIVER, via the coding sequence ATGGCTTCCATTTCACTCAAGAACGTTTCGGTCAGCTTCCCCATCTACGGCGCGGGCTCGGCGTCACTCAAGAAGACACTTGCGGCTTCGGTTACCGGGGGGCGCTTCGGCAAGGAAACCGGGGTCACCGTGGTGCAGGCCCTCAGCGGCCTCAACCTCGAACTGAAAAGCGGCGACCGGCTGGGCCTCATCGGCCACAACGGCGCGGGCAAGTCCACCCTGCTGCGTACGCTGGCGGGTGTCTACGAGCCGTCATCGGGCGAGTTGACGCGCCAAGGCTCGGTAGCCAGCCTGATCGATCCCGCGCTCGGCATCGAGATGGATGCAACCGGCGTCGAGAACATCATGCTGCGCGGCCTCGTGATGGGCATGAGCAAGAAGGAAGTCGACCGGCTCACACCCGAAATCTGCGAATTCAGCGGACTGGGTGAGTACGTGAACATGCCCGTTCGCACCTACTCCACCGGCATGATGATGCGCCTCGCATTCTCGATCTCGACCAGCGTCGAAGCCGACATCCTGCTGATGGACGAGTGGCTCTCCGTGGGCGACGCCGCCTTCACTGAAAAGGCCGAGCAGCGCATGCGGGACGTGGTGTCCAAGTCAGGCATTCTGGTGCTGGCATCTCATTCACCCGAATTGATTGCCAAGGAATGCAACCGGGTGATCCACATGGAGCACGGGCGGATCGTCGAGCGCTGA